The Apium graveolens cultivar Ventura chromosome 10, ASM990537v1, whole genome shotgun sequence nucleotide sequence ttattaaaggccttaaaaaaattatgtaattaAAGGGAATTTAatacaaataaaattaaaaatagttaaattaagtaaataaattttatataagGGAATTGAAAAATAAGTAATTACTCTTTTTACTATTTAAATttcagttttaaattttaaacatTATTATTACACATTTGCCCACATGAATTGTAATAGTGAAATTTATTAAATTTGTCTTCATTATGAATAATTGTATCATTTATAAGATAATTGGAGctgaaataataatttttaaaattatttatcaattttctttatataattatatatttttagaGAATTAAACCATATTAAGAGTAGATGTAACAAGATGTGTTCCACATAAGTGTTTTCGTATTACAAGGAGAGGAGTGTAAATATAATAAGACTGTCATTTTTTGCGGTGTTTTGAATATGAAGCTTGCGGTGTGATAAGCCAGGATTACGTATTTCATGTTTTGGTTATGATCATTGATTATGTTTGAATCATACTATGTTTAATGAATTACATTTGAttttgcatatttattttttaagatCATTTCTGATGGAAAAATGTAAATTAATTAGTTATAACGGTTGACTATTATCATTTTATAAAAGTTTGAGGTTCGATATATACTCCAGTGAAATTATCTATATTTTGATTATGATAAATATAAGGGCTTTCTTGGTTGGAAAAATATAACCAACTAAAAATGATTGTTTATATTTTGTACTAAGAACATACATGATTGGAATGCAATTTTTTTACCTATTATCCAAAAATGTCACTTGACACCTAAATGCCACCTACATTATTAAGTTAAGCATTTTCTAGAGTGAAGATGCTGTAAGTCATACAGGAGAATTAGGGGGTAAATGTGTCAATTAATCCCTGAGTTACTCGAACTCTGCTCgttaaatatttgaatttggcTTAATAATAATCGGATCGAGTTTGAACTTGAGCTATTCTAATTTTTTACCGAGTCGGGTTTGAGATTCAAATTACTCGGCTCGTTAGATTCGTTATCCTTATCAAGCCTCTCTTTTTTAAATTTTGTGTTAAAATATCtttttatatgaatattaaatatttaatttatattttatatatttaattgaATCGAACTAGAGCCTAATTGTTTATCTTTCAATTTTTTATCAAAATTTCGTATAATTAATTTAAACTTTCGAGTCAAACGAGTCAATTAAACTTTTATAAGCCTGtttcaattttaaaattaaatattcgTCAAACTCAAGCTCAAATCCAAACTTTTAAAAGCGTTCGACTCACCTCTAATCGATCACACCCAAGAAGGGAATCATGAACAACATAAGATAAAATATATGCCAAGTTCCTTCAAACAATCCTAGTAAATCCTACCGCTTTTGTTATATCGTTTCGAGGAAAAATATGCCAAgtaattttctgtaatttttaAAGAAATCTAGGACCAGATCCCCACGGGAATTCAGAATCTATTTAGAATAATGTTATATCCACaaaattatgtaaaaaaaatTTCACAAAATGAACATGTAATAGATATTAATTGAAATGGGTCCACACATTTATATCAACCATCCAATTAAAATATTGTCATGTACCACTTCGTTTTATTAATTTGTGTGAACCAAATTTTGTACATATAGCACTACTCATCTCTATATTATAACTTATACTTTTTTTAGATTATTCTACCACATCCCGCGTAGAGAGACAGTAAAAGCCTGTAGTTTGTCTACTATGAAATGAATTATGTAAGAAGTCCAGTCCGTGAAACTGGAACTCTCTCCCATGCAAATTTTATATACAACTGCTTGTCCAGTCCAGATGATTTATAACCAAAACATCGTGAAATTCTGAATATATATAGTAATACGTTGGAATTACAAAAATACTCTTAACAGAGAAACACAGCTAGGAACCAAAGAATGACTTATCATTCTTTAATTTCCCATGTGCAATTCTTCTGTCTCATCTCTGAATTCTAATTCATCTCATCACAGATCTCTGCATAACACAATATACCTATACAACTCAACAACCCTAATCAGGACAAATCTTAGACAGTCTTCTTAAATTTCCCCTTGCACTATTTTACTATTATTCCCAAAACCAAAGCACACAACAATATTCTCGTTTCTTCTTTTAATTTTCACgaagaaaatttaataatttaattaatcacCGCAAATTATTAGAGCGTTTTGAATGTATTAGAGTGTGAAGTATATATCAGTCATGTTACTCAGACTCGACTAGAAAGTACCCGAAATAGATACTTGTTTATGTGTCGGACTCGgcaaaatttaaaaaatatagattTTTAAGGCCTAAAATAAATGTCCAAGTGTTAATGTCTAAGTGTCTGTGTGTCCATTAGGCTTACTAGAGATAAAATAAAGAGTACAATCACGGGCCGGGAAAACAGTCTCCAGTTTCTTATACAAGTGGAAGGACTTCGAGGTAAGAGTACAAGAGTTAAGCAAAAAATGCATATAATTTGGAATAATTTGGAAGTAGCTGGAGATGTAATATAACTACTGCCTAGGGTCTTGAAGGGTCCTATTGTTTATTCTCTAGTCATTATTCTATATTCCTCATAATACATTCTGACCACTATTTGGTAAGCAAATGAAGAACTAAAATAAGATATCAAGGAAGAAACAAAATCCCCGTTGTTACCGCCTTATGACTGATGATGCGATTATATTCTCTATGATCTTCATACAAATATATAATAAGAAAAGAGTATTATGAAGAATACTAGTATAATAGAATGATTCCTCAGAGTTGGTGCAAAATTTGGAGGGATTATCAAAAGACAGGGAAAAGTCGAAAAACAACAGAAGTGTGTGGATGTATATGCATTTATAGGAGATCGATGTTCTTGACTGATACAGATCAGATGATTATGATAATGAATGAATAATTCAAGATCAATAAAAATTTGAACAAACGGAATCCATGTAGTGATGTATCTGACATATTATGTATTATTCAGAATTCAACTGTAAGATGTCAGTGAGGTAGTGTACAGAACGTAGGGCTAGCTAAGAACACCGTATTTAAATTTTCATGCATTTTAGCCAGTTTAAGAACTTACATAAGAGTATCTTTCGTAGCCAAATTGTGCTTAAAATTGCTATCTTCATTGTTGATTTAACctaagatgtgcatgttagtgTGTGTAAATATAGCATTGgaacaaaaccaaatcaaatgATGCTTTCTATTGTTGTAACATATAATAAAGGAGTTGAGTGCATCTGTATATCTTAAAAAATCAAGTACCTGTAAgatcaagaaaagcagaaaaatgAAAGGCTTGATATATGTCAAGAATGTTAAGATTTTTCTTGTAACTCTATATGGATATATGTCTTCATTGTTATACCATATACGTGCCTACGTTTCATATTATGTAAACATTTTTAGTTCAACCTAAAATTTGTGTGTTGATCTTTCCTTAAAACCCTAACTAATAATAAAGCTAATTGTATGAGCTTAGATATCCAGGAAGATGAGTTGATGATCCCTGTTTGTACTtttcaattttaataatataaacttCATTGAACTCAAATGAGCACACCCCAATTGTCCAATTTATAACCGATATCATATTctaaaaagaaaataatttgtttcaagaattgaagacatTCTTAACTCAATGGTTGCCTTATTATGTACACATAAAAAGAactccatatatatatatatatataacataacTGAAGAATTAGGATTTTCCCTGAAAAAAATGACTAGAGATTAAATCATTCCTATAGCTTGAAACGTGTCGATCATTCCAATTTCATCATGTAACACCTAGCAAACAATTCACGGAAAAGCAAATGATAATACTCAAAGGAAAGCCTTAGCTAGTATTTAATCATATAGTAAACATGATTTTCACAGAAAAGGGAGAAATACATATCAGAAATTTGATGCAAGGATGAAGAAGTACTATCTTATAATATAACCACATAATTAAACAGTCGATTTCACTTCACCTTTGGTGGAAAGATCAAGCCCCCAGCCTTAGCTCAAGATCTAATTCATCTTTGGAGACATGACTAATTTCGAAAACCTTTGATTCAGTAGAACCAGTAACATTTCTATCAACAGAATCTCTCTTCGGAAAAAACAAAACAGTTGCATCATCAGTTAACCTTCGTCTCTTGAAGCTCGTATTTTCATCCTTTTCACCATTAGCAGAAGTTTCGTTCTCATTTTCGCATATGACAACCTTAAGGTTGCAGCCAGAAAAATCAGCTTCAACATAATCCCTCTTTGCCCTAATCTTGGACTCAAGAATATTACAATTTTTCTCCCGTTTATCTAAATCACCGATATGACAACATCTGTCAGCAAGAAAACTTGACCATAATAGAGGCGACAACGTTGAGGTCTTGTTTTGTTGCTCTTTAACTATAGGCGAAGAAAAAGATGGGGCTAAAACTGCCCTCTCCTCGAATTTCATGACTTGCGTAACTGGAGGGGGAACCATAGAAGATGATATTAGATTAATTTCTTGATCTTCAGAATCGTTGTTATGAACCAAGGCACTTACATGAGACGGATGTCGTTGAAATCCTAAGGATGTATCTGGACTTAAAAGATGATTGTTAATCGGATTCGGAGATTGCTTAAGTCTAGCTCTATCTCTTCTGTGGACATTCATGTGACCCCCAAGAGCTTGAGCTGACCTAAATTCTCTCCTACAGAAACTACAAGTGTAAGATCTTGGAGGCCATATGCATCCTCCAAGTGGACCAGCTGCATCCTCCGCGAAAGCTTGTTCCTCCCATGAGTCCCCAATCGATGAAGATTTTGTGGATACCAAGATTTCGGAACTCAAGCCAGTATTTTGTTTTGTCCACATCCAATACCTAGCTTCCTCCATAGATGATCACTTTCAGTGATTCAACACAGCTAAACTTGAATGCACTGATCAGTTAATTGATACTCTGTGAAAGTAGGTCTTAAGGGAAGTGTTTAACATTGATGAGAGAATTAATGTGGCAAATTGCTAATTAAGAAGCTAGAGATAAAATGGTGGGCACTTAACTTTGGCTAGCTGTTAATCCGGTATATCTACTTTTTTTGGTTTCTAGCTAGACCTAAGGGGCGTAATCACTCTTTTCTTTGCTTAAATTGTGGGGGCTGCAAAGAGTATATTTTGTTAAAGGTCTACAAATCAGTATTGTGGGTCCTTCTAAGTCTTTTGTTCATAGTCAAATCGGTTTTCAAAATTTTTCTAGAGTGGGGTGATGCGTGATATTTGTTacattttaatttaatttttagaaatctaactataatataataaatttatCTATAATATAATAACCTGAATAGCGTAGActttggttcaacggttatccttattaaaaataaaaataaataatgttatacacatattatattataatatataaataactGGAATATGGTATActttggttcaacggttattcttattaaaaataaaaatgaataatGTTATACATATGTTGAACTACTAAGTTGTTATGTTAAATTATTAGACAGTCTCCTTATTCCGCTAAACTACGACCAAAATTTATCCTACTAAATTAGGATAACAACTCTTGCTAATTCTTTtactatttatattataaatctataactattatatatttatataaatttattaaaattaatatatgattggataaattaaatttaaaatttatttaaattttaacgAAACCTGTGCGATGCACGGGATTTAAGCTAGTATATATGTAATGTGTATGGTGGGTTTCATAACCCATCTTATTTTCACAAAAGTTACCACTAGGGGTGTAAACGAGTCAAACTGTTGGTGAGCTACACGAGCTCGGCTCGTAAAATATTCGAATTCGGCTAAAAAATAATCGAGTCGAGCTCGAGCTTCAAATTATTCGGCTCGAAAGGTTTGCGAGCTTTATCGAgcctttattatttttaattttttattataaatatttttatgtaaatatttaatatttattatatattatttatttttatcgaGTCGAACTCGAACCGAACTCGAGTCAAACCGAtcatattttgaattttttgttaatatttagtAAATTAATTCGAGctttcgagccgaactcgagcctaCCGAACCTTTTACGAGCCGAACTTCGAACTTGAAATTAAAGGTTC carries:
- the LOC141693540 gene encoding uncharacterized protein LOC141693540; the protein is MEEARYWMWTKQNTGLSSEILVSTKSSSIGDSWEEQAFAEDAAGPLGGCIWPPRSYTCSFCRREFRSAQALGGHMNVHRRDRARLKQSPNPINNHLLSPDTSLGFQRHPSHVSALVHNNDSEDQEINLISSSMVPPPVTQVMKFEERAVLAPSFSSPIVKEQQNKTSTLSPLLWSSFLADRCCHIGDLDKREKNCNILESKIRAKRDYVEADFSGCNLKVVICENENETSANGEKDENTSFKRRRLTDDATVLFFPKRDSVDRNVTGSTESKVFEISHVSKDELDLELRLGA